From the genome of Argentina anserina chromosome 4, drPotAnse1.1, whole genome shotgun sequence, one region includes:
- the LOC126791557 gene encoding probable aquaporin NIP7-1: MKGLYEEAKPSPQISNSASTSSQSKEDDLEMGSNALSNSADHQVLNNSAFFCFPLRMNLNLVRAVVAEMVGTFILMFCVCGIIASTQLLKGQVGLMEYASTAGLTVVVVIFSVGSISGAHVNPAVTVAFATFGHFPWSRVPLYALAQTLGSVLAAFIGKLVYGINPDLMLTKPEQGCVSAFWVELIATFIVMFLAASMAHHAQAVGLLSGFVVGIAIGLAVLITGPVSGGSLNPARSLGPAIVSWNFKDIWIYICAPTIGAASGALLFQVLKIPPCNPSLTPSTNTCLLG, translated from the exons ATGAAAGGATTGTATGAAGAGGCCAAACCATCACCCCAGATATCCAACTCTGCATCAACTAGCAGCCAATCCAAAGAAGATGATCTAGAAATGGGTTCCAATGCATTGTCAAACAGTGCAGATCATCAAGTCTTGAATAACTCTGCCTTCTTCTGTTTTCCCCTCAGAATGAATTTAAATCTTGTTCGTGCG GTTGTGGCAGAGATGGTTGGAACTTTTATCTTGATGTTCTGTGTATGTGGGATCATAGCAAGCACACAGCTGTTAAAAGGACAAGTAGGTCTTATGGAGTATGCATCCACAGCAGGTTTAACAGTAGTAGTTGTGATTTTTTCCGTAGGCTCCATCTCTGGTGCTCATGTTAACCCTGCCGTCACAGTAGCCTTTGCAACCTTTGGTCATTTCCCATGGTCCAGG GTTCCTCTATACGCATTGGCACAAACATTGGGTTCTGTTCTGGCAGCATTCATCGGAAAACTCGTGTATGGCATAAATCCAGACCTCATGCTCACTAAACCAGAACAAGGCTGTGTTTCAGCATTCTGGGTGGAACTCATTGCAACTTTTATTGTTATGTTCCTTGCTGCTTCTATGGCACATCATGCTCAAGCT GTTGGTCTTTTATCTGGGTTTGTTGTTGGCATTGCCATCGGACTAGCTGTGCTAATCACCGG GCCTGTTTCAGGAGGATCATTGAACCCAGCAAGGTCCTTAGGACCAGCAATTGTTTCATGGAACTTCAAGGACATTTGGATATACATATGTGCCCCAACCATTGGAGCTGCTTCAGGGGCTCTCCTTTTTCAAGTTTTGAAAATCCCACCCTGCAATCCCAGCCTCACACCTTCTACTAATACCTGTCTACTTGGATGA
- the LOC126791553 gene encoding probable aspartic proteinase GIP2: MAASLHFLLLLLLVSSFLYNFKVSQSHPSHPKQKGAIFHVTKDVTTLQYVTQIRHGIPVRPTSLVLDLGGPLLWLGCASDSDSSSSRTLISRSSIKCLSANPNIHKSKTTKCESFTQNRVNQVATQGDLAEDIIFVDGSQTKSLPLPFLFSCAPKLLMNDLAAGARGMLGLGRTRVSAASQVAAALGSKPQFILCLSSSNGVVLHDSGQYGSYFVVPGVSDSLTYTPLITKVDSPHEYFLNLKSIRVNGKQLALNYKEGLGGIKLSTVVPYSTMESSVYAVFVRAYDQAALAMNMTRVASVAPFGLCFGTQVGSRLPVVDLALQSEMVKWRIHGRNSMVQVMDKVKCLGFLDGGPEQKSSIVLGGHQMEDTLLHFDLSASMLGISSSKFMDQSTCSDLGLGFGFRESM, encoded by the coding sequence ATGGCTGCCTCTCTgcatttccttcttcttcttcttcttgtctccTCTTTTCTCTACAACTTCAAAGTATCCCAATCTCATCCTTCTCACCCAAAACAAAAAGGTGCAATCTTTCACGTCACCAAAGATGTTACAACTCTCCAGTACGTGACCCAGATCCGCCATGGCATCCCTGTCCGCCCCACCAGCCTCGTCCTCGACCTCGGAGGCCCTCTCCTCTGGCTCGGCTGCGCTTCCGATTccgactcttcatcttctagaACTCTCATCTCTCGGAGCTCTATAAAATGCTTGTCAGCAAACCCAAACATCCACAAAAGCAAGACCACCAAGTGCGAGAGTTTCACACAAAACAGAGTCAATCAAGTGGCCACACAAGGAGATCTAGCAGAAGACATCATATTCGTTGATGGGTCCCAAACTAAGTCCCTGCCTTTGCCTTTCTTGTTTTCCTGTGCACCCAAATTGCTTATGAACGACCTAGCAGCTGGTGCTAGAGGAATGTTGGGCCTCGGCAGGACTCGGGTTTCGGCGGCGTCACAAGTTGCTGCAGCATTGGGCTCCAAACCGCAGTTTATCCTCTGCCTGTCTTCATCAAACGGGGTCGTTTTGCACGACAGTGGGCAGTATGGTTCTTATTTTGTTGTCCCTGGAGTTTCAGACTCGCTCACATACACCCCCCTGATTACTAAGGTTGACTCACCACATGAGTATTTCCTCAACTTGAAGTCGATCAGAGTCAACGGGAAGCAGTTGGCTTTGAATTACAAAGAGGGTCTTGGAGGGATTAAGCTGAGTACAGTTGTTCCCTACTCTACCATGGAGAGTTCAGTGTATGCTGTATTTGTCAGAGCTTATGATCAAGCTGCTTTGGCTATGAACATGACCAGGGTGGCTTCTGTGGCACCTTTTGGACTCTGTTTTGGTACACAGGTTGGTTCGAGGTTGCCTGTTGTGGATTTGGCGCTGCAGAGTGAAATGGTGAAGTGGAGAATTCATGGTAGAAACTCTATGGTTCAAGTGATGGATAAAGTTAAGTGTTTGGGGTTCTTGGATGGTGGCCCAGAGCAGAAGAGTTCAATTGTATTAGGGGGTCATCAAATGGAGGATACCCTGTTGCATTTTGATTTGAGTGCTTCAATGCTAGGAATTAGTTCTTCTAAGTTTATGGATCAGAGTACTTGCTCTGATTTGGGactgggttttgggtttagaGAGTCGATGTAA
- the LOC126791551 gene encoding probable DNA primase large subunit, with product MLAFRSRKPVGYDDLPTLPLYRSAPALDVRLEVFELFAIDRLRVLKGISDGLSRGKKHDEMEKLVNDLWKANMRHPEASQVINKDIISHFVLRLVYCRNDEQRRWFLSMETALFRHRFRNERPEAQRALMAQFGLAYKKVDMSELESVMDKLAQVARATNQSLPTVDAIFYKVPFEEVPELVTSRRVFLSKGNAYIAMGQVVSLVATHFRSHLSKALMLTFRKWTSTLIEQEKDRLTPIVEALATSYLGPDYSQPKEFAEISLRDIDDIAKSSFPMCMHHLFQKLREEHHLKHGGRMQLGLFLKGVGLKLDDALAFWKAEFSRKVGAERFDKEYAYSIRHNYGREGKRTDYTPYSCQKIISSTPGIGDHHGCPYRHFSEENLTAALSRMGVNSRALVDVMNKVRNKHYQLACTLTFEAVHGTSCEAGINHPNQYFSDSQIIMKSKNQSTEKDTQMQIDSS from the exons ATGTTAGCCTTCCGATCCAGAAAACCCGTCGGATACGACGACCTGCCGACTCTCCCTCTCTACCGCTCCGCCCCGGCTCTCGATGTCCGCCTCGAAGTGTTCGAGCTTTTCGCCATCGACCGCCTCCGAG TGCTGAAAGGGATATCCGATGGATTATCGCGAGGAAAGAAACACGATGAAATGGAGAAACTGGTGAATGATCTCTGGAAGGCCAACATGAGGCACCCTGAGGCATCACAGGTCATCAACAAGGACATCATTTCGCACTTTGTTCTGCGTCTTGTTTATTGCAGAAA CGATGAACAGAGGAGATGGTTTCTTTCCATGGAGACTGCCCTATTTCGTCACCGTTTTCGCAATGAAAGACCTGAGGCTCAG AGGGCGCTCATGGCACAATTTGGTCTTGCCTACAAGAAAGTTGATATGTCAGAGCTCGAG AGTGTGATGGACAAACTGGCCCAGGTTGCGCGTGCCACGAATCAATCTTTACCCACTG TTGATGCCATATTTTATAAG GTACCATTTGAAGAAGTTCCAGAACTTGTCACTAGCCGTAGAGTATTCCTTAGCAAGGGGAATGCATATATTGCCATGGGTCAG GTGGTTTCCCTTGTTGCCACACATTTCCGCAGTCATCTGTCAAAGGCATTGATGTTGACTTTCAG AAAGTGGACATCAACACTCATAGAACAAGAGAAAGATCGGCTGACTCCT ATAGTTGAAGCCTTGGCCACAAGCTACCTGGGCCCGGACTATTCTCAG CCAAAAGAATTTGCTGAGATATCATTAAGAGATATTGATGACATAGCTAAGAGCTCGTTCCCTATGTGCATGCACCACCTATTTCAAAAG CTGAGAGAGGAGCATCACCTGAAGCATGGAGGGAGAATGCAGTTGGGTCTATTTCTCAAG GGTGTTGGGTTAAAGCTGGATGATGCGCTTGCATTTTGGAAAGCCGAGTTCTCACGAAAG GTTGGTGCTGAGAGATTTGACAAAGAATATGCCTACAGCATACGACACAATTATGGACGAGAAGGAAAAAGAACG GATTACACGCCTTATTCCTGTCAAAAGATCATCTCATCTACTCCTGGCATAGGAGATCATCATGGATGCCCTTATCGACATTTCAG TGAAGAGAATCTCACAGCTGCTCTCAGTAGAATGGGAGTTAATAGTCGTGCTCTTGTCGATGTAATGAACAAAGTTCGGAATAAGCATTatcag TTGGCATGCACCTTAACGTTTGAAGCTGTTCATGGAACATCATGTGAAGCTGGGATTAACCATCCAAATCAGTACTTCTCTGACAGCCAAATAATTATGAAGTCAAAG AATCAATCTACAGAAAAGGATACACAAATGCAAATAGATTCGTCTTGA
- the LOC126791561 gene encoding dual specificity protein phosphatase 1 isoform X1 — translation MDPMDESLRKQILALLRVINVTRCCKEDNIPCKIEEGLFLGSIGAAHNKDELKSLNITHILTVASSLAPAYPDEFVYKVLNVMDKESTDLKQHFDECFNYIEEAKRSGGVLVHCFVGKSRSVTIVLAYLMKRHGMSLNEALEHVRSRRPQASPNAGFISQLQVFERSIHANEENKKL, via the exons ATGGATCCGATGGATGAATCCCTTAGGAAGCAGATATTGGCTTTGTTGAGAGTTATAAATGTGACGAGGTGCTGTAAGGAGGACAATATTCCATGCAAGATTGAAGAG GGTCTCTTCTTGGGTTCAATTGGAGCTGCACATAACAAAGATGAACTTAAGAGCTTGAACATCACTCACATCTTGACTGTGGCTAGTTCATTGGCTCCTGCTTATCCAGATGAATTTGTGTATAAGGTCTTGAATG TCATGGACAAAGAATCAACAGACCTGAAACAGCACTTTGATGAATGTTTCAATTATATTGAAGAAGCTAAAAGATCTGGTGGTGTCTTGGTTCATTGCTTTGTGGGAAAATCCAGGAG TGTGACCATTGTTCTTGCTTATCTGATGAAAAGGCATGGTATGAGTCTAAATGAAGCTCTTGAACATGTGCGGAGCAGACGGCCACAGGCATCTCCCAATGCTGGTTTTATTTCACAACTGCAGGTCTTTGAAAGGTCCATTCATG CAAATGAAGAGAACAAGAAACTTTGA
- the LOC126791561 gene encoding dual specificity protein phosphatase 1 isoform X2, whose amino-acid sequence MDPMDESLRKQILALLRVINVTRCCKEDNIPCKIEEGLFLGSIGAAHNKDELKSLNITHILTVASSLAPAYPDEFVYKVLNEAKRSGGVLVHCFVGKSRSVTIVLAYLMKRHGMSLNEALEHVRSRRPQASPNAGFISQLQVFERSIHANEENKKL is encoded by the exons ATGGATCCGATGGATGAATCCCTTAGGAAGCAGATATTGGCTTTGTTGAGAGTTATAAATGTGACGAGGTGCTGTAAGGAGGACAATATTCCATGCAAGATTGAAGAG GGTCTCTTCTTGGGTTCAATTGGAGCTGCACATAACAAAGATGAACTTAAGAGCTTGAACATCACTCACATCTTGACTGTGGCTAGTTCATTGGCTCCTGCTTATCCAGATGAATTTGTGTATAAGGTCTTGAATG AAGCTAAAAGATCTGGTGGTGTCTTGGTTCATTGCTTTGTGGGAAAATCCAGGAG TGTGACCATTGTTCTTGCTTATCTGATGAAAAGGCATGGTATGAGTCTAAATGAAGCTCTTGAACATGTGCGGAGCAGACGGCCACAGGCATCTCCCAATGCTGGTTTTATTTCACAACTGCAGGTCTTTGAAAGGTCCATTCATG CAAATGAAGAGAACAAGAAACTTTGA
- the LOC126791561 gene encoding dual specificity protein phosphatase 1 isoform X3 produces the protein MDPMDESLRKQILALLRVINVTRCCKEDNIPCKIEEGLFLGSIGAAHNKDELKSLNITHILTVASSLAPAYPDEFVYKVLNAKRSGGVLVHCFVGKSRSVTIVLAYLMKRHGMSLNEALEHVRSRRPQASPNAGFISQLQVFERSIHANEENKKL, from the exons ATGGATCCGATGGATGAATCCCTTAGGAAGCAGATATTGGCTTTGTTGAGAGTTATAAATGTGACGAGGTGCTGTAAGGAGGACAATATTCCATGCAAGATTGAAGAG GGTCTCTTCTTGGGTTCAATTGGAGCTGCACATAACAAAGATGAACTTAAGAGCTTGAACATCACTCACATCTTGACTGTGGCTAGTTCATTGGCTCCTGCTTATCCAGATGAATTTGTGTATAAGGTCTTGAATG CTAAAAGATCTGGTGGTGTCTTGGTTCATTGCTTTGTGGGAAAATCCAGGAG TGTGACCATTGTTCTTGCTTATCTGATGAAAAGGCATGGTATGAGTCTAAATGAAGCTCTTGAACATGTGCGGAGCAGACGGCCACAGGCATCTCCCAATGCTGGTTTTATTTCACAACTGCAGGTCTTTGAAAGGTCCATTCATG CAAATGAAGAGAACAAGAAACTTTGA